A single genomic interval of Deltaproteobacteria bacterium harbors:
- a CDS encoding CehA/McbA family metallohydrolase, with translation MPEPRPRSVLPALVLLVAAAALPASGQEGPSIPIGPNSLGPCPGDPIAPDLTVSGAFPQARIGDYLMLPFEVPEGTTQIRVKYCWEGGGNTVDLGLWQARAESEPWGPDQFRGWGGSSHPDVSVTAQGFSSEAEYLADPKGHVAGRTTRGFLPGPLPPGTWAVELGAGFVVDDTGSGGDGQADFRVEIELSSDPAFDDEPYQPAPYDETPASLEPGWYTGDLHVHAEHSALGNATMTETFDYAFGPRSEGKAGLDFIALSDYVTPSAWGEIGRYQGDHPGKVILRSSETITYHGHANQHRSLRYLDHRIGGPVWELDPGSGALTLLREDRTPAELFAEIEAAGGLAQINHAQSCPSSIPLCQQLCRGCSWDYTPEQSDYARVQAIEVPSGSETTFFLFGEWATGFWEDRLAEGHRIAAVGVSDSHEAGADDPNDEFDSPIGNAATVVYAEELSEEGILAGIRAGHTYAKTRADGADLRFSVEGDLGGSGIMGDAIPDPSGTLHAEVLNVPARDIAPQLRLFRNGAVEDEVPVPPEGLVQQWEVAAPGIYRIDLHDGAYVRALSSSIRLPEPAAGAAGLAAAAALAALRRPPRGRCS, from the coding sequence TCCCCGCCCTGGTGCTCCTCGTCGCGGCGGCGGCGCTGCCGGCCTCGGGGCAGGAGGGACCGTCGATCCCGATCGGCCCGAACTCCCTCGGCCCCTGCCCCGGCGACCCGATCGCCCCGGACCTCACCGTCAGCGGCGCCTTTCCGCAGGCGCGGATCGGCGACTACCTCATGCTGCCCTTCGAGGTCCCGGAGGGAACGACACAGATCCGGGTCAAGTACTGCTGGGAAGGCGGCGGCAACACCGTGGACCTCGGCCTGTGGCAGGCGCGCGCGGAGAGCGAGCCCTGGGGCCCCGACCAGTTCCGCGGCTGGGGCGGCTCGAGCCACCCCGACGTCTCCGTCACGGCACAGGGCTTCTCGAGCGAGGCCGAGTACCTCGCCGATCCGAAGGGCCACGTGGCGGGCCGCACGACGCGCGGCTTCCTGCCCGGCCCGCTCCCGCCCGGCACCTGGGCGGTCGAGCTCGGCGCCGGCTTCGTCGTCGACGACACGGGCAGCGGGGGCGACGGCCAGGCCGACTTCCGGGTCGAGATCGAGCTCTCGAGCGACCCCGCCTTCGACGACGAGCCCTACCAGCCGGCCCCCTACGACGAGACGCCCGCGAGCCTCGAGCCCGGCTGGTACACCGGCGACCTGCACGTCCACGCCGAGCACTCGGCGCTCGGCAACGCGACCATGACGGAGACCTTCGACTACGCCTTCGGCCCCCGCAGCGAAGGCAAGGCCGGGCTCGACTTCATCGCGCTCAGCGACTACGTGACCCCGAGCGCCTGGGGCGAGATCGGCCGCTACCAGGGCGACCATCCGGGGAAGGTGATCCTCCGCAGCTCGGAGACCATCACCTACCACGGCCACGCGAACCAGCACCGCTCGCTCCGCTACCTCGACCACCGGATCGGCGGCCCCGTCTGGGAGCTCGATCCCGGCTCGGGCGCGCTCACGCTGCTGCGCGAGGACCGCACGCCGGCCGAGCTCTTCGCCGAGATCGAGGCGGCCGGCGGCCTGGCCCAGATCAATCACGCCCAGTCCTGCCCGTCGAGCATCCCCCTCTGCCAGCAGCTGTGCCGCGGCTGCTCCTGGGACTACACCCCGGAGCAGAGCGACTACGCGCGCGTGCAGGCGATCGAGGTCCCGTCCGGCTCGGAGACGACCTTCTTCCTGTTCGGCGAGTGGGCCACCGGGTTCTGGGAGGACCGCCTCGCGGAGGGCCATCGCATCGCGGCCGTCGGGGTCAGCGACTCCCACGAGGCGGGCGCGGACGACCCGAACGACGAGTTCGACTCCCCGATCGGCAACGCCGCCACCGTCGTCTACGCCGAGGAGCTGTCGGAGGAAGGGATCCTCGCCGGCATCCGCGCCGGCCACACCTACGCCAAGACCCGGGCGGACGGCGCGGACCTGCGCTTCTCGGTCGAAGGCGACCTCGGCGGCTCCGGCATCATGGGCGACGCGATCCCCGACCCGAGCGGCACCCTCCACGCCGAGGTGCTGAACGTCCCCGCGAGAGACATCGCCCCGCAGCTGCGGCTGTTCCGCAACGGCGCGGTCGAGGACGAGGTCCCGGTGCCCCCCGAAGGCCTCGTCCAGCAATGGGAGGTCGCTGCGCCCGGCATCTACCGGATCGACCTCCACGACGGCGCCTACGTGAGGGCCCTCAGCAGCTCGATCCGGCTTCCCGAGCCGGCGGCCGGCGCCGCCGGCCTGGCGGCAGCCGCCGCGCTCGCGGCGCTCCGCCGTCCACCTCGCGGCCGCTGTTCATGA